The window TGTAACTGAATaaaagaacagagagagagagagagagagagagagagagcgagagaaataAAACAGACATCCTATGCAGGAACTAGGTAAGAACTTGGTAATGTTGATACATAGTTAAAGAATCCGAGGTTTATCAGTAGGAGCATGGAGTGTAAAACATACAGCGTCAACGATCAATTGAAACCATCATACTTGGGGATGCGGTTCAAACATTTGGACTGGGTGCTGGGTTTTCTTGTGGATAATGATACATTGCAGTTTTTTCATGAAGCAGAAACTGGGATGCATAGAACCGATTGGTCTGAAAAATAAAGAATGGCAGTGGAGCACAGAGTGATGCAGCAAGGCTGGAAGGAAAGGAGTGAGTAAAGAATGGATGGATGGGAATCGGCAGGAAGAACTGAAATAGGGAGAGTCATAAATAAATTAACAAATGCCCCTTGAACAAGAACATTGCAGACTGCAAGCAGTTAGGTTGGAGCTGGGGATGGGACATAGATCATGAGTTCCCAGTTCGCCTCTCCTCAAGAAAGGACAAATTTTCAATTGTTCGACATTTGCTCAGGATCGATTGCAATTAATTGTCAGAGGTGGAGAATGGACGTTCTGCCATTTTTTTATTTGTCTTGGTTTTCCATAATTTTCTGTATTAAATGCCGATTAAACATTGTACTCTGCTCTACTCTGATGGAAAAGAAACAACATGAAGAGATGTTTCTTTCCCCACACTATTTAAAGCAATTAATGAGGGTCGCAAAGGGGTAGATCAGAACATTTTTCAAATCCTCTCGAAACATATTCTGAGATATTGTGTAAATGAAGACGTTGTTGCAGGAACTTAGTAACTGAAGATTATTGGTTGCCTCTTGGAAGATATACCGTGGGTCACTGAAATCAAGGCCACCATAGTAACCCTCGTCTGTAAGCTTCGTGTAGATGAAATGTCCAACAAGAGGGGCCCACAGGAGGAGAAAACTGAAAGTGATAGCGAACAGCAGAATAATTGACCTCTTGCGGTTATCCATCTCTGAGTCATGCTGACTCTCTGTGCCCCGGATCCTCCTGCGGGCTCTGTTGGCCACGACGATCTGTCTGatggtcagggcattgagcagcagaatggCAAAGAACGGGAGAAAAGGAGTATACATCTGGAAGAACCAACTGTAAACCTGCCAAGCTGGCTGGATGTAGTAATTGGCTTTGATGTTGCAAAACCAGGATATCCCATCTAATATGTATATGGGTTCATAGATAAAGTAGAATGGGATGTTCTTGACGCAGCACAATGCACAAACTATCCCGATGACCAATGACGCTATCTTCTCTGTACAATACCTGGTCTTCAATTTCTGGCAACAGGTGGCCACAAAACGGTCGAAGGTAAAGGCAACTGTCAGCCAGACTGAACAATCCCAGATGGCAAAGACTACCTCGATGCTGAGAGTGCATGCAGGAGTGGTAGACAAGACACTTTCCCGGAAGTAGAAGCGGCTGATTCGGTTGAGGATGACTGCAAAGATGATGACAAGGAAATCAGTCACTGCGATCGCCATCAGGTAGTAGGAGATGCACCGGGAGAGACCGCACCGTCCTCGATATAGGACTAAGATTGCCAGCAAGTTGGCTATGAGAGATGAAAAGAGAAAGATATAACTGAACGCATTCCAAACACTATCTGCTGCTTTGTGCATTGTTGTTCAACCTGCCACTCCGAGTCTCTGCCTTTTCTGAAATTGTTGACAAATATTGGACATCCCGTGCAGCATCAAACATCTATCAATATAATCAGTCCTGGGATTAAACATCACTCTCGGGTCACTACATAAATACCAGTTTTGATTTGTACAATTCAGGAACAAATAAAGTAATGTTGTTGCCATGAATTATGCACACCAAACTCCGGTCAACCTTCAACTCATAAAGATGAACCTCTTTACGAGTGACGTCTCATTCTTTATAAAATCAACCTTCGAGTTCTCTGAACTTTTGATGACTCACCACATCGGTTTCATAAAATCATACAAAATGATCTGAAATCTCAGCTAACTTTAATCTGTTTTCCGTGTATCCTAAAATTGATACGACTAACTGTGTCACTTACAGATTTATCTCATCAAGCCACTCGTATCAGTATCTGGAATTGTCACCTCAGCTGCTCTGCTTCTGCGGCCTTCTATCAGATGTTCCATTGATCAAAACTTTTGGCAATATCTCACATTTCTCGAGTCTAAATCGGTTTGCTGAAGTTGTTCTGGTGAATGCTACATACAGTGAGGTATTTCGAAGCGAAATGCCACGACACTTTCTCGTAATTATGAACAACACTTTTCTGTGTAATTTTATCAAAATACAATAATCCAAAATACTTGAAACTTTACTGCAGAGAATCAAAATACCAATGGCTTAAAAATATTGCATCTCCACTGACGTCTTTGGATTAAATTCAATGAATTCCTGAAACTACTGATGCCATCCATTGGGAATTCTATACTTTAATATATCCTTCCACAGCACACACTGTAGATTAATATGATCACTAaatgtttatttaaatacaaaacATCTCATAAATTACTACCACAAAATAAATCATCTTCAAATACTGCAATGCGATCCATGCAGAAGAGCATTTCACAACACTATGACAAAATATTCATCCTACAATCAACAAAAGCGCTAGATGGCATTCTGCTGAATTGGAATGTATACTCTATGTAAAAATAATTAAATTTTAATATTCATGCATAGTTGTTACTCACAATTCAACGTCTACTGGACCATTTTCCAATAAATACACAACATACAAGAAACAAGAAGAGCCTGCTTTGTATTAAAATGAAATTGCAAGTAGTGCACAATTATTTGCCTTGGGACTATAGGATCCATAATGCAATGTATGCACAGGAATCCGGTTGAAGTCACTTAAAATCAAAACCTTCAATATTTTAAAAGATCTGCAGGATCCTGAAAGTGAAAAGAATATTTTTTTGCAAATGAAGTATTTGGAAAACGATTTTATCGAGCGTCAGTGTCTTACCAGGGGCTCCAATAACTGCGAGAATTGAATAGCAAATGAGAAAGAAGGGGGCGATGAC of the Chiloscyllium punctatum isolate Juve2018m chromosome 36, sChiPun1.3, whole genome shotgun sequence genome contains:
- the LOC140459992 gene encoding probable G-protein coupled receptor 139, which gives rise to MHKAADSVWNAFSYIFLFSSLIANLLAILVLYRGRCGLSRCISYYLMAIAVTDFLVIIFAVILNRISRFYFRESVLSTTPACTLSIEVVFAIWDCSVWLTVAFTFDRFVATCCQKLKTRYCTEKIASLVIGIVCALCCVKNIPFYFIYEPIYILDGISWFCNIKANYYIQPAWQVYSWFFQMYTPFLPFFAILLLNALTIRQIVVANRARRRIRGTESQHDSEMDNRKRSIILLFAITFSFLLLWAPLVGHFIYTKLTDEGYYGGLDFSDPRYIFQEATNNLQLLSSCNNVFIYTISQNMFREDLKNVLIYPFATLINCFK